DNA sequence from the Pirellulales bacterium genome:
GGCCGGTTGGATTCCCGGCTGAAGCGTGGCCGGGGCCGATTGGTTGCTGAAGGTCGAGCCGGGACTTTGGGGAGTATAGAAAGGGCTTTGTGGATCGACGACCGGCGAGGGCACCGAGACGCGCGGCTGCGCCTGCGCCTGCACGGGCGCGGCTGGGAGCGCCAAGTGCATCGCGAACGCGGCGAATAGCGAAGATAGGAAGCGCGGCGGGACGGCCTTCACGTCGGCACTCGATTGGCCAAACTTTATTAGAAAATGGCCGGACCTAAGTATCAGCCGCCCCGACCGGGGTCAAGCCCGATTGGCGGCGGCCGCGATCGTAACCTCGCTACCGCGGGGCATTCGCGGCAAAAAAGGCCCCGGCGGATCGCTTGGCACAATCCACCGAGGCACTGCTCAACGTCGTGTCTTAGAAGAGCGAGTCTCGTGCCCCACGCAGCGACACAGCCCCGCAACTATCCACGCACGTCGAACCGATGCTAGTATGGATGCCGTGTTTCGCCAAGCTCGTCACACTGCTACCCCAGACGTGATTCGATGCACTGCCATTGCTTCCGACCGCCGCCCCTGTCTCGCCGCGAAATGCTGGCCCAATGCGCCGGCGGTTTCGGGACGGTCGCGCTAACGGCATTACTGAACGATCGCGCCGCAAACGACGCAACGGCCGGCGAACTCAATGCCCTGGCACCGCGGCCGACGCACTTTCCGCCCAAGGCCACCAGCGTCATCTTTCTGTATATGGACGGCGGCCCGTCGCAGGTCGATTCGTTCGATCCCAAGCCGCGGCTCGACCGCGAGCACGGGCAGCCGATCAAGATGAAAGTGCCCGCCACGCAGTTCAACAACGTCGGCAACGTGCTCAAGAGTCCCTGGGCCTTTCGCAATTACGGCGAAAACGGCATTCCGGTGAGCGACCTGTTTCCGTACATCGCCACCTGCGTCGACGATCTATGCATCGTGCGGTCGATGGTCTCGAAGTTTTCGGAGCACACCAGCGCCAACTACTTCTTACACACGGGTGCGGGCGTGCAGGGCCGGCCGAGCATGGGAAGTTGGCTTACTTATGGCCTGGGGAGCGAGTGTCAGAACTTGCCCGGCTTCGTGGTGCTCAACGGCGGCCTGATTCCGGTCGGCGGCCTCGATAATTTCGGCAGCGGCTTCTTGCCCGCCACCTTCCAAGGCTCGGTGTTCAAACACGGCAAACATGCGGTCGAGAACGTCGAGCGCACCGAGCCGACCGCGGAGTTGCAACGCAGCAAGCTCGACTTGCTGGCCCGGCTCGATCGACAGACGCTGGAGCGCACGGGACACAACGATCAGCTTGAAGCGGCGATCGCCAATTATGAATTGGCCTTTCGCATGCAGAGTGCCGTGCCCGAACTGATGGACTTGCAGAAGGAGACGCAGTCCACGCAGCGGTTGTATGGTATGCAGGCGGAGAACCCCTTGACCCGCGGCTACGGGGCGCTGTGCCTGTTGGCGCGGCGCTTGGTGGAGCGCGGCGTGCGATTCGTTGAGTTGACCTGTCCGGGCGTGGGCGCCGACCGTTGGGACCAGCACGGCAACCTGAAAGACGGCCACGAGAAAAACGCACGGGTCGTCGATCAGCCGATCGCGGGGCTGCTGAAAGACCTGCGCGGCCGGGGCCTGCTCGATTCCACCCTGGTCGTCTGGGGCGGAGAGTTCGGCCGCACGCCGATGGCGCAGGGCGCCGACGGCCGCGACCACAATCCTTTCGGTTTCACGATGTGGCTGGCCGGCGGCGGCGTAAAGGGCGGCCTGATCTATGGCGCCACCGACGACTACGGCTATTACGCCGTGGAGAACCGCGTGGAGATTCACGATCTGCACGCCACGATGCTGCACCTGCTGGGCCTGGACCACACCCGTCTTACTTTCCGTTTCGGCGGCCGCGACATGCGGCTGACCGACGTACACGGAAACGTGGTACGCGACATTCTTAGTTGATTATGTCGACCATGAAAGCGTCAGCCAGTTCCTCGGCGGACAGCGTCGGCGACGCTCCGAGTGAACCGTTGAGAGGAAGTTTACAGATTTCCTACGGCTACCCATTTGCCAAGGAGACTCTTACCGATTATTCTTATCGGGTAAGAGGGGCCTGCTAATTCTAGACCAGGAGCTTGATAGCAATGGCAAGAGCCGCATCGACCGAGGGCAAGACCAAGAGCGATACTGTACGCGATTATTTGAAAATCAATTCCTCGGCGTCCGTGGCGCAGATCGTCGACGATCTGAGACCTTACGGCATCTCGACGGCGTTGGCCCAGAAAATCAAGTATGACAAAGGGCGGGAGCGTTCCGCCCGTCCCGCTCGCGCTCGGCGCGCTCGGGCGCACTCGAACTCCAGGGACAGCGGCCGCGGCGCCAAGGCCGACGCCATCCGCGAAGTCGCGCAACAACTGGAGAAGCCCATCCGCCCGCGCGACGTCATCGCCGCCTTGGGGGCGCGGGGTGTGACCGTCAGCTACGCTCAAGTCGGTCAGGTGCTCAAGGGTATGGGCATGCGTCGCAAAAAGCGTCGCAAAGGGGGCCGACGCGCGGCCACTGCCCGCACGACGACGGCCGCCGCCACGCCCACACCGGGCTTGTCGCTCGAGGCCCTACTGGCCGCCAAGAAACTCGCCGACCAACTTGGCGGCGTGCAGGCCGCCAAGCAGGCGATGGACGCGATCGCCAAGTTGAGCTGACGGTCGGAGACACTCGCCCTTTCTCATTGAGCAGAATCGTATGAAACGACCTTTCGTCACGGGCGGCAACTCGGTTGCCGCAAGCGAAGCCGCGCCCCGACTGGCGCGGCGCTCGTTCCTGGCGCTCTCCGGCGCCGTCGCCGCGGCTTCGGCGGCGCGTGTTTTTGGACGCGAGTACGGTCCGGGCGCGGCGCCCGTCCGCTACCCCGATCCCGACATCGTGGTGCTCGATAAACGCTTCGAGAAGTACAAAATCGGCAACACGCCGATCCAGCGTTTGCACACCGGCATGTTGTGGGCCGAAGGGCCGGCCTGGAACGGCGTCGGCCGCTATTTGCTCTGGAGTGATATTCCCAACGATGTGCAGCTTCGTTGGTTGGAGGAAGACGGCCACGTCGGCACGCTGCGGCATCCGGCGGGTAACAGCAACGGCAACACTTTCGATTGGCAAGGTCGGCAAATCTCTTGCGAGCACGGCAACCGCCGCGTGGTGCGTTACGAACACTCCGGCGACGTGACCGTGCTGGCCGACAGCTTTCAGGGCAAGCCGCTGAACGCTCCCAACGACGCCGTGGTCCACCCCGACGACGGCGCGATCTGGTTCACCGATCCCGGCTACGGCATCTTGCTGAACTACGAAGGAAACAAGGCCAAGCTGGAACTGAAGGAGGCGGTCTATCGCATCGACGCCAAGTCGGGCAAGCTTACGAAGCTGACCGACGACATCTTCAAGCCGAACGGCATCTGCTTTTCGCCCGACTATAAGAAGCTGTATGTGGCCGACACCGGCGCCTCGCACTACGCCGACGCGCCGCGGAACATCAAGGTCTGGGACATCGTCGACGGCACGAAGCTGGGCAAAGGACGTGAGTTCGCGTCGATGGGGCTCGACGGCTTTGAGAAAGCCGGCTTCGCCGACGGCATCCGCGCCGACGTCGACGGCAACATCTGGGCCAGCGCCGGCTGGGTGGGCGAGGGGTACGACGGCGTACACATTTTCGCCCCCGACGGCGAACGCATCGGACAGATCCGGCTGCCGGAAATCTGCTCGAACGTCTGCTTCGGCGGTCGCAAGCGCAACCGGCTGTTCATGACCGGCAGCCAGTCGCTGTACGCCGTTTACGTCGAGGCGCGCGGGGCGCACAATTCGTAGGGTGGAACCAGCGAGCTTGCGAGCGCCGGCCCACCGAGGGAAGAGGGAGGGAAGGAGAGAGGGGGAGAAATGTTGGCGCAATGCGGCTCGCCGCGTCTCTCCTTCACTCCGTCTCTCCGTCGCTAATGGTGGGCCGGCGCTCGCAAGCTCGCTGGCCCCACCCTACCTCCATTTCACTCGGCCACCAGCAATTTGTAGACGGCTTTCCACGCGTCGTCGCGCGGCATGACGCGCTGCCAATCTGCCCGCACAATTGGTTCGTGGGCCTCGATGCTCGACAACAGGCGTCGGGCGACTTCCGCCGTCTCGCGGAACAACGCCTGGCTGCTGTTCCGATCGCGCGGCGCATAGTCGTACCAGACGTCGGCCGCGCCCAAGGCGTCGTTGCAATCCGCCATCACGGCAGTCAGATGATCGATCGCCTTCTGTCGGGCCGATGCATGGTCCATTCAATCGCTCCTTGTCGCCCGTCGCTGTTGCCCGCCGCTCATCAGTGGGCCTGCGGTGATTATAGCATCCCGCACCACGAGGCTCCCCGGCTTGATTCCGGATTTTGGCTCGGCCAATCCAAAACCCAAATCGAAAATCCAAAACTGCACGCACCTACGATCTTGATCGCCGGTGGATTATCATAGGCGTAAACACCAGGAGGCCACCATGACGCGAATTACTCTACTGTGTGTCACGTTCTTTCTGCTCTGCGGTCGGCTCGTGGCCGACGAAACGCAGGCCGAGGTCCGGGCGCTCTCTATCGAGGGCTACACCGATCAGCTCAGCTACCGGCCCGGCGAGACGGTCAAGTTCCATGTCTCGACCACGGCGCCCAAATGGTCGCTGGAGATTGCCCGGCTCGGAGCCAAGTCCGAAACCGCGCTCACAAAAAACGATCTGCCGGGCATGGCGCACGCGGTGCCGGCGAACGCCTCGTCGCACGGCTGCCGGTGGCCCGCGGCCTGGGAGCTGGCGGTGCCTGAAGGCTGGCGGACCGGTTATTACGAAGCGACGCTGCGCGCGGCGGATCTGGGCGGCGAGTTCACCGGGCGTGGGCGCCGCACCGCGGAGTCGAAACTCTTCTTCGTCGTGCGGCCCGCCCAGCCCGGCAGCAAGTCGAAAATCCTGTTGCAGCTCACGACCAACACCTATAACGCTTACAACAACTGGGGCGGGCACAGCCTCTATGCCTTCCATGCGCGCAACAAGTTGCAAGGCACGCGCGTCTCCTTCGATCGGCCGCTGGCCGGCTTGTTCAGTCGCTGGGAGCTACCCTTCGTCGCCTGGGCCGAGCGGCAGGGATTCGCCCTCGATTACGCCGTCAATTCCGACCTGGAGTTTCGGCCGGAGCTTCTCCAGCACTACAAGCTCGTGCTCAGCGTCGGGCACGACGAATACTGGTCGGCGGCGATGCGCGACCGGCTGGAAGCCTTCATCGGCGGCGGCGGCAACGTGGCGTTCTTCAGCGGCAACACCTGCTGTTGGCAGGTCCGCAGCGAGGAGGACGGTCGGGCACTCGTTTCCTACAAGCAGGCCTGCGTGCTCGACCCCGTCTTTCAGACCCGCGACCATCGCCTGCTGGCGACGCTGTGGAGCCATCACCTGGTCGCCCGGCCGGAGAACGAGTTGACGGGCGTGGGCTTTCTCTACGGCGGCTATCACCGCAGCCACGGCCAGTATATGGAAGGCGAGGCCGCCTTCACCGTGCATCGGCCCGACCATTGGCTGTTCGCCGGCACGGGACTGAAAGCAAGCGACAAATTCGGCGGCAAGAACACGATCGTCGGCTACGAATGCGACGGCTGCGAAATGGAGTGGAAAGACGGGCTGCCGTTTTCCACGCACCGCGACGGCACGCCGGAGACGTTCGTCGTGCTCGGCACCTGCCCCGCGCGTTGGCATGCCGACGATGCCCTGTGGTACGACCGCTTTCCGCGCGATGCCGACGGCGCACCCGCCACCGGGGCCGCGGTGATGGGCGTCTACACCCGCGGCGGCACGGTTTTCACCGCCGGCACCACCGACTGGCCGCACGGCCTGACGGGCGAGGACCTCACGGTCGAGCGGATCACCCGGAATGTTTTGGAACGGTTGGGCCGGTGAGCTACTGGCAATCGGCGTGCGGTCGTCTTACACTCATAGTACCCGCTCGAACCGAGCGGCCCTGCCGCGGCGGTGCGGAAAACAGTTTGCCGCATCGCCCAACCGTCCCACCCCGTTTTAGGAGAGCAAGACATGCGTACCCTGATCTGTTCGCTGACACTCGGCGCTCTGGCCACGTCGTTCATCGCCGCCGCCTATGCCGCTGATAAAGGAGCCGCCACGATGCCCGGCGTGTTGAATTTCAAAATGAAGAGCCTGACCGGCAAAGACGTCGATCTCGCCAAGTACAAAGGCAAGGTGGTGTTGATCGTGAACGTGGCGAGCCAATGCGGCCTGACCCCGCAGTATGAAGCCCTGGAGGGTTTGCACGAGAAATATGCCGGCAAGGGTCTGGCAATTCTGGGCTTTCCGGCCAACGAGTTCGGCAAGCAGGAGCCGGGCACCGACACGGAGATCGCCGAGTTTTGCAAGGAGAACTACGGCGTGAAGTTCGACATGTTCTCGAAGGTGGTGGTCAAGGGCGAAGGCCAGTGCCCGCTCTACAAGTTCCTCACCTCGAACGAAACCGACCCGAAGTTTCCCGGAGACATCACCTGGAACTTCGAGAAGTTTCTCGTCAATCGCGACGGCGAGATCATCAGCCGCTTTGCTCCGAAAGTGAAGCCCGACTCGAACGAAGTCGTG
Encoded proteins:
- a CDS encoding DUF1501 domain-containing protein; this translates as MLAQCAGGFGTVALTALLNDRAANDATAGELNALAPRPTHFPPKATSVIFLYMDGGPSQVDSFDPKPRLDREHGQPIKMKVPATQFNNVGNVLKSPWAFRNYGENGIPVSDLFPYIATCVDDLCIVRSMVSKFSEHTSANYFLHTGAGVQGRPSMGSWLTYGLGSECQNLPGFVVLNGGLIPVGGLDNFGSGFLPATFQGSVFKHGKHAVENVERTEPTAELQRSKLDLLARLDRQTLERTGHNDQLEAAIANYELAFRMQSAVPELMDLQKETQSTQRLYGMQAENPLTRGYGALCLLARRLVERGVRFVELTCPGVGADRWDQHGNLKDGHEKNARVVDQPIAGLLKDLRGRGLLDSTLVVWGGEFGRTPMAQGADGRDHNPFGFTMWLAGGGVKGGLIYGATDDYGYYAVENRVEIHDLHATMLHLLGLDHTRLTFRFGGRDMRLTDVHGNVVRDILS
- a CDS encoding SMP-30/gluconolactonase/LRE family protein gives rise to the protein MKRPFVTGGNSVAASEAAPRLARRSFLALSGAVAAASAARVFGREYGPGAAPVRYPDPDIVVLDKRFEKYKIGNTPIQRLHTGMLWAEGPAWNGVGRYLLWSDIPNDVQLRWLEEDGHVGTLRHPAGNSNGNTFDWQGRQISCEHGNRRVVRYEHSGDVTVLADSFQGKPLNAPNDAVVHPDDGAIWFTDPGYGILLNYEGNKAKLELKEAVYRIDAKSGKLTKLTDDIFKPNGICFSPDYKKLYVADTGASHYADAPRNIKVWDIVDGTKLGKGREFASMGLDGFEKAGFADGIRADVDGNIWASAGWVGEGYDGVHIFAPDGERIGQIRLPEICSNVCFGGRKRNRLFMTGSQSLYAVYVEARGAHNS
- a CDS encoding N,N-dimethylformamidase beta subunit family domain-containing protein; the protein is MTRITLLCVTFFLLCGRLVADETQAEVRALSIEGYTDQLSYRPGETVKFHVSTTAPKWSLEIARLGAKSETALTKNDLPGMAHAVPANASSHGCRWPAAWELAVPEGWRTGYYEATLRAADLGGEFTGRGRRTAESKLFFVVRPAQPGSKSKILLQLTTNTYNAYNNWGGHSLYAFHARNKLQGTRVSFDRPLAGLFSRWELPFVAWAERQGFALDYAVNSDLEFRPELLQHYKLVLSVGHDEYWSAAMRDRLEAFIGGGGNVAFFSGNTCCWQVRSEEDGRALVSYKQACVLDPVFQTRDHRLLATLWSHHLVARPENELTGVGFLYGGYHRSHGQYMEGEAAFTVHRPDHWLFAGTGLKASDKFGGKNTIVGYECDGCEMEWKDGLPFSTHRDGTPETFVVLGTCPARWHADDALWYDRFPRDADGAPATGAAVMGVYTRGGTVFTAGTTDWPHGLTGEDLTVERITRNVLERLGR
- a CDS encoding glutathione peroxidase, with the protein product MPGVLNFKMKSLTGKDVDLAKYKGKVVLIVNVASQCGLTPQYEALEGLHEKYAGKGLAILGFPANEFGKQEPGTDTEIAEFCKENYGVKFDMFSKVVVKGEGQCPLYKFLTSNETDPKFPGDITWNFEKFLVNRDGEIISRFAPKVKPDSNEVVSAIEAELAK